DNA from Evansella sp. LMS18:
TTTGTTCCCCGCTGAATCGCTTCAAGGGAATCCCCCTCTTCCTGAATAACAACTGTTTCGAGCATTTTTTGCGACCCGGTAATTCCTTCAGCCATCTCATATGGAGAAAAGCGTTCACATCCGAGCCCGACTACAACCACCCCTGCAAAATTAGGGTTTTTCCCAATCTGAATCAAAGTTTTTGCAGTAATTTCCAAGTCTTCCCCTACTTGACTGCAGCCTACTGGATGCCTGAAATACACAGTTCCTGGTACCTGGTAGGCAATACGTTCAGCAACCTTTCCGGAACAAAATACAGAGGGAATAACAGCAATCAGGTTTCGAACACCCACTTTCCCGTCTTTTCTGCGGTAACCCATGAATGTATCACCCATTTTTTAACCCCCTGTCACAGTACATGTTATGTGTGTGGATCCAGGATCCAATTTCCGCCGCCTCTTTCATTTTTCCGATTTCTTCACCGTACTTATAAACGATTTCATTTTTCTCCAGTCGCTGCAGTGCTATCTTATGGCCAAACGGGATACTTTCTTCAACTTGAACAGACGTGATAGTGTCGTTCGAGCGGACCTCACAATCGTCACCTTTCGTAAGGTCCGTCAACGCAACAGCAATATTATCTTTTTGATCAATCACGATTGCTGCTTTCTCCTTCGCCATTACTTCCTTCATCTTCTCGCTCCCTTCTCTCAGTCAGGCTCTGGAAATCTTAGCTTTTTAGCAGAAGCCTTTAATGAAAACTATTCTTTTTTGTTATGATGGTCTGACCATTGGAATTGTTAAGTGCTACCGTTTTTTTGAAAGTGCTTTCATACTTATCTATTATACTACTAATTTTTTTCAATTCAATTATTTAACTGAAAATTTTTAATATTGATTCGAAACGATCTGGTGACATCGAAACCATCTTCATTTATTAAAGAACGAATAATTTTCTTGAACAGGGAGTGAAAAGCCGGCAGTGCCGGCTTTCAAGAGACGTTAAAGGTGTTATTTGACGACTGCTCCGGATAAAGCTGCTTTCTCAACAACATATTTTCCTATTTCAATAGAAGCTGTCGCTGCCGGGGAAGGGGCGTTGCAGACATGAATACTTCTTTTCCCCTGAATAATATGGAAGTCGTCTACAAGCCCGCCATCTGCTTTCAAGGCCTGTGCACGCACTCCCGCAGGCCCAGGAACCAGGTCGTCTTCCGTAATTTCAGGAATAAGATTTTGCAGGCTTTTCACAAACATTTTTTTGCTGACGGAACGGACCATTTCGTCCATTCCTTCTTTCATATATTTGCTTGCGAGCTTCCAGAAGCCTGGGTAGCGCATTACCTCCGTAAAATCCTGCATATTGAAATCTGATTTTTTATAGCCTTCCCTTTTAAAACTAAGGACGGCATTCGGCCCTGCATCCACTTCTCCGCCTATCATCCTTGTAAAGTGAACACCAAGGAAAGGGAACTTAGGATTAGGCACAGGATAGATCAGATTTTTAACCAGACCGCGTTTTTCCGGCTTAAGCTTAAAGTATTCCCCGCGGAACGGGACGATGCTCATATCTGTGTGGTATCCTGTTAATCTGGCAATTCTGTCACTGTGCAGCCCCGCACAGTTGATAAGCATTTTTGTACGGATAGTTCCATTATTAGTCTCAATTACTGCGCCGTCATCAGTTTCAGTAATATTTTCAACTTTTTCTCCAAGCTTTATTTCTCCGCCATTTTTCTGAATGATGTTCGCAAAGGCTTCGGATACTTGAGCGTAGTTTACAATCCCTGCCATGGGAACGTGAATTGCCCCAAGGCCATTTACATGAGGTTCTATCTCTTTTAACTCGCCCATGTCAATTTTTCTGATGGCAAGTCCATTCTGCAGGCCTCTTTCATAAAGATTGTCCATAAGCGGAAGTTCTTCCTGAGTTGTCGCAACAATTACTTTGCCGCATATATCGTGCTCGATATCGTGAGTCCTGCAAAATTCTGTCATAGACTGACTGCCTTTACGGGCGAACTTCGCTTTAAAGCTTCCAGGTTTATAATAAATCCCGGAATGAATCACTCCGCTGTTTCTCCCAGTCTGATGAGCCGCCAGCTGGTTCTCTTTTTCTATTACCGCCACCTTGGCGTCAGGAAAGCGTTCATAGAGAGCCATACCAACTGACAAGCCCACGATTCCCCCTCCTATTATTGTATAATCGTACATCTGTATCTCTCCTTAAACCTCAGATTATTGCTCAATGCCACATGCTTCTGCCAGAATTTCCACAAGGTGGACAACTTCCGTTCCGCCGGACATACCCTCTCGTTCAACACCATGTTTCATCTGTAAGTGGCATCCGGGGTTAGTCGTTATTATGACATCAGGCTTCACTTTTTTAACTTCACTCATTTTTTCATCAAGTATATTCATAGACTCTTCATAATGAACAATGTTATATATACCGGCCGATCCACAGCACATATTTTTATCCGGTAGTTCCATATATTCTGCTCCTGGCAGCGATTTAATTAACGACAGGGGTTCGGTTACACGTTTTTGTACGTTTGTCATATGGCATGACGGCTGGTATGTAACCATTTTATTAATCTTCCGCCTGAACGGAAGAGTAAGCTCAGCAAGAATTACACTTATATCCGCGTTTCTTTGCGAGAATTCTTTCGCCCTCGCTGCCCATTCCGGATCGTCCTTAAGCAGATGATCGTACTCCACCAGAGCAGCTCCGCAGCCTCCGATACTGTTCACAACATAATCAAAATCGTACCTTTCAAAGGCTTCAATATTTTTCTTCGCGAGGCTTCTTGCTGTTTCCCCTTCCCCACTGTGATGCTGCAAGGCGCCGCAGCAAGTTTGTTCCTTAATTACCTCCACTTCGCAGCCAGCTTCCTGCAGCAGCCTTATGCTGAGATCGTTTATTTTTCCAAAAACCGTGTCCATAACACAGCCGGTGAAGAAGCCAATTCTGAACACTGGTTCTCCTTTCGGCTTAACATGAGTCAACCTCTTTCTGCCCGTCGTGTCCGGGGTAATCTTTTCAAATGCCGCTAACGAAGCTGGTAGTATCTTTTCTCCTATACCAGTTTTGTGATTCAGTTTCTGAAGCCCTGTTGCCTGGTAGAGGCTCATTCCGAAGCTGACAGTATTCATAGCGGCTTTGTTCGGAAATGCTTTTTCGAACAGTATTTTTCTGAGCAATTTGGTACTTTTATTTAATGTTTTGTTTTTTTCTTCCTGAATTGCTTCTTTAGCAGATTCAAGTATTGCCCCGTACTGGACATTAGTAGGACAGGCTGTCTCACATGCCCGGCAGCCCAGGCAGAGATCGATCGGCTCTTCCAGTTCGGAAAGGGAGATTTTTCCTTCGGCAGCCATTTTCACAAGATTGATTCTGCCTCTCGGTGAATGTGTTTCTTTTTCCATCGTTTTATATGTGGGGCAGGAAGGAAGGCAGTAACCGCATTGTACACAGCTGAACGTTTCTTCATATGCCAGCTTTTGCTGGAACAGTACCTGTTTACTCATCATGCAGCACGAGCTTCTGTCCCGGCTCAGGGAAGATTTTTCCCGGATTCAGTATATTGTTAGGATCCCAGCTTTCCTTAATACGTTTCATCATATCCAAGCCTTCCTTTCCCAGCTCCATCTCCATAAAGGGGGATTTCATCGTTCCTATGCCATGTTCACCTGATAAAGTTCCTCCAAGTTCTACTGCTGCCTCAAAAATTTCTCCAACTGCTTTTTCTACTCGCTTCATCTCTTCCTTATCCCGTTTATCCGCTATTATGTTCGGGTGAAGATTGCCGTCTCCTGCATGGCCGAACACAACAAGGTCCACGGAATACTTCTCTTTTATTTCCTTCAGACGCTGGAACATTTCCGGTATTTTACTCCTTGGGACGGTTGCATCCTCGGATATTTTAGTAGGTTTTATACGGACGATTGCAGGAGAAACAAGTTTCCTCGCTTTCCACAACTCCTGTGCTTCCTTTTCATCCCGTGCGACTTTAATGTCCCTTGCGCCAACCTCTCTGCAAACCTTTTCCACCTGTTCTCTCTCCTCGAGAATAGCCACCGGGTGCCCGTCAAGCTCAATAAGCAGAATAGCTTCAATATCTGTAGGCAGGCCGAGAGGCTCGTACTCTTCCACAGCAATAATAGAGGCCTGATCCATCAGCTCCATTTTTGCCGGTATAATCCCTGAACTAAGCACTTTGGATATAGCTCTTCCCGAGTCCACAATCTCCTCAAACATTACCATCAAGGTGCTTGAAGCCCTCGGTTTCGGAATCAGCCTTAAGGTCGCCTCAGTGATTACTCCTAAGGTACCTTCTGATCCAACAATCAGTTTCGTTAAATCATATCCAGTCACATTCTTTACCGTTCTTCCTCCAGTACGGATAATCTCTCCTTCTGGAGTCACTACTTCCAGGCCAATGACATAATCCTTTGTCACTCCGTACTTTAAGCCTCTTGGACCGCCTGCATTTTCAGCCATGTTTCCACCGATTGTAGAAACGCTGGAGCTGCTCGGGTCAGGTGCATACATCAGGCCCGCTTCATTAGCTGCTTTATTAATCTCAGCTGTTAAGACACCAGGGGAAACTATGGCGACCATATCTTCAGGATCAACCTCCAGCTTATCATTCCACTGGGAAAAATCGAGAAGTATTCCTCCTTTAACCGGCAGGGGGCCGCCGCTTAAACTTGTTCCCTGCCCTCTTGGACATACAGGTATAAGATACTTATTTGCGAGTTTCATAATTTCCGCCACTTCTTCGGCTGCCTTAGGCTGTACGACTACCTCCGGCATATGAACCCCGAACGATGCATCAAATGAGTAGCTGTACCTGTCAGCTTTTTCAACTAAAATACGGCTTTCATCAGGAATGACCTCTCTTACTTTTTCTATAATTGTCTCTGCCGAAGTTGTCTCTCCCATAAAAACACTCTCCCTTTACCGAGCAGTATCCTTCGTTTAACTGTGCCTCTCTTTAATAGACTTTAAATGGTCTTTCATCGCATCACGGGCCAGGTCGGGCTTTCGCTGGACTATCGCTTCATATACCCGGCGATGTTCCTCCACGACTTCTTTGTTCATTTTAAAGTTAAGCATAGACTCTTTACGGTTCTTCGTTAAAACATCAATCATTTTACCGGAAATCACGTTCATTACATCTTTCATCAATGGGTTATTAGCCGCTTCAATAATAGCAAGATGAAACTTATAATCTTCTTCCACAGCTACCTCCCCATTTTTTTCTGCTTCTACAAGCTTTATAAAAAGAGAGTCAAGCTTCACTTTCTGCTGTTCTGTCATCCGGGTTGCGGCGTAAAAGGCCGCATCTGATTCAATAGCTTCCCGAAGCTCCAGCAGCTGTATAAGGTCTGAATCATAATCCTCAAAAACAGAGGAGAATTTATTCAGCAAGTCTTCACAATGATTTTCGGAGATAAACACGCCAACACCTGGACGGATGTTTACAATGCCGGAAGACTCCAGAACACTGATTGCTTCCTTAACAGATGTCCGGGATACATTCAGTGTCCCCGCAAGGTCTCTTTCTGACGGAAGCTTTTCTCCTGGAACTAACTCTCCATTTTCTATTGCCAACTTGATTCTTTCAATTATTTCCTGATATATCCTTTTCCTCTTTTTAATCGGTTGTAACTTCATAATTTACCTCCATGCAGCTGAGAGAGCAGGTGGACAGTCCACTTCCCTTAAAAGAAAAGGAGGGAAAATTCCCTCCATCACTTATCCGAAAGTATTATTAATCCAGAATGTGAGTGAGTGTTTTAAGACCTTTTTTGTCTGACTTCTTCCTCCGGGCTGAAAGTTACTCTTTTATCACCAAGCTTAATGCGGGCGGCAGTTAAATGATGCTTCATCTCTTCGTATGCCTTATCAGCATTTCTCTCTTTGATAGCCTGGAAGATTGCCTCATGTTCCTGAAAAACTTCTTCTCTTTTACGTGGAATTCCAAGATTCTTTTTCAAAGAGAATTTTAATGCCTTTTGATGCAGGTCTGACAATTGGTCAATCGACTGAAGTAAAAAAGGATTATAAGAAGCCTTTACAATGGCGCGGTGAAAATCATAGTCGGCCCTATAGCCTACACTGTCTTTGTCGTAAACCGTCTGGCGGAAAGCCTCCAGGGCCTCCTCCATCCGGATTACATCCTCATCCTTCCAGCGTGCTGCCGCAAGGGCTGCAGCTTCGGCTTCAATGATTGACCGCATTTCAAGCAAATTGTAAACGTCCTCAATTTCAATCATTTCAAAAGCTGCTTTTTCAACCATATTTACGAGATTAACTTCCTTCACCCAGCTGCCGCCCCCCTGCCTTGACTCAATTAAGCCGCTGGCAGCGAGGACACTTAAAGCTTCCCGGATTGGCGAACGGCTGACTCCGAACAGCTGCGCCAGCTCATTTTCAGAGGGCAGCTTGCTGTTTTGCTTTATTTCGCCATCCTTTATCATTCTGACCAGCTCATCGTAGACTTGACTGGAAACTTTTTTTCGTTCAATCGACGGCCTCATTGTTTTTCCCTCGTTTCCTTCTTTTTACATATTACATTTCGTTGAGAGCAACATTATTTCCTGCTTCTCTGCTCTTTTTGACACGGAGCCTGTGAAGGATGAAGAATGCCCCGATTAAGAGCAGGCCTGGAATATCCGTCATCAAGCCCGGGTTAATCAACAGGAAGGAACCGATAAAGAATACCAGTCTCTCATAAATGGCAAGTTGGCCTGATAAATAGTTGTTAACTGCCACCGCTAACGCGAAGACACCTACCATACCAGTAATGAGTGTAGTAATAACATTAATTACTGAAACAGGTTCTCCAGTCGTTGTCTGCATAACCATAATCGGGTTGTAGGCAATCATGAACGGGATGATAAATCCTGGAAGAGTTAGCTTCAACGCAGTCCAGGATGTCTTCATCGCATCTGCCCCAGCGATACCTGCTGCTGTATAGGACGCAAGAGCGACCGGCGGTGTTATATTTGATAAAGCGCCAAACCAGAATACAAAGAAATGGGCAGCTACCGGGTGAACCCCTGCTTCGACAAGCGCAGGTGCTGCTGTAACAGCTACTACAATATACAGAGCTGTTGATGGAAGACCCATACTAAGCACGATACAAGTAATCATGACTAATAACAGCACAACGAACAGGATTCCTCCCGATAATGCAAGTACGTTATAGGCAATGGCTGAACCAAGCCCTGTCATTGTAACAACCGCGATAATGATACCAATGGACGCACAGGCGATACCTACCTGAATAGTTCCTTTAGCACCATTAATCAATGCCTCCATAAATCTCGGGATAGTAATTCTGTTCTCTTTTTTCTTCGTGAGCCAGCTTGCAATTATAACTGCGATAATACCTGCAAAGCCCGCGAAAAGAGGTGTTCTTCCCATTAACAGGGAACCAATGACAATCATTATTGGCAGGAGCAGCATTCCTCTTTCCTTAAGAACCTCCCAAACCTGCGGGATAGAGTCCTTGCTCATACCTTTCAGTCCCTGCTTTTTCGCTTCCAGGTCAATGGCGATAATTAAGGAAGTGTAATAAAGCAATGTTGGAATAATTGCGGCAAGAATGACAACTGTATAAGAAACACCTAAGAATCCAGCCATGATGAAGGCAGCGGCTCCCATTATCGGCGGCATTATCATCCCGCCTGTTGATGCTGCAGCTTCCACTGCACCGGCAAAACGGGGTTTAAGGCCGATCCCTTTCATGAGAGGAATTGTAAAGCTTCCTGTTGTTGCTACGTTTGCAACTGCGCTCCCGTTGAGAGAGCCTGTTAATGAACTTGACAGAACCGCCACTTGTGCTGGTCCCCCTCGACGCTGCCCAGCTATAGCGATAGCCAGATCATTAAACAGCTTTGAAGCACCGCTCGCTCCTAAAAATGCTCCGAACAATATAAATAAAATAATGTAAGTGGATGCAATAGATAATGTAAGTCCGAAAACCCCTTCAGTAGTCATATACATGCGATACAGCAGACGTTCAATGGAAAACCCTGCATGAGCAAACATACCAGGGAAGTATGGGCCGAACAGTGCGTAAATGATCGCAATTAATGACAGAAGCGGAATAAACAGACCAATGGCACGACGGGCAGCCTCCAGGAGGATCAAAATCGTAATTATTGCAAAAATATAGTCTGTTGTTACAGCCTGTGACATCTGCTCTCCATGTATCACTGAGTACTTGAACAGCATGTAAACCGAGCCCGCAAGCCCTAAAACAACAAATCCAATATCAAGCAGGCCAGCCTTCTCTTTTTTTCCCTTTTTCACAGCTGGATAAAGCAGGAAAACGAGTACAAACAGGAATGCAAGAAACGATACGTTGCGATAGATTTCCTGCATATTTGTGAATGCGTTTACGTAAAGAGAAAATAAAGACAGCCCTGCAGCCACAGCAGCGAGTATCATTCCCTGTTTGCCTTTCAACTCGCGCATACCTCCGCCGGCTTCTTTATCAATATCAGCATCTAACTGTTTTGCCTCTTGTTTTATTTGTTCTTTTTGATCAACCATTATGCTTTCCTCCCTTCAACTTAAAAAAACTGTTTTTAAGCAGCCGGAGATGGGAAATCATCGCCACCTCCGGTTATTCAACTTAAATTAATTATTCTGCTTCCGGTGGGATCAGATCTTCAGGAATATCCATCCCCTGCTCTTCAAAATATCTGTATGCTCCAATATGCAATGGTGCAGGCAGACCATCAAGCGCTGTCTCCAGCGTCATATCCCTTGCAGAGTTATGAGTTTCATACATGAAGTCAAGGTTTTCGTACAATGCTTTTGTTAAGTTATAAACGGTGTCTTCATCCATGTCTCCGGCAACTGCAAGTAGGTTAGGCTGTGCAATTGTTTCAATATCCTCGTCTACACGGGGGTAGGTGCCGCCAGGAATTACGAAGCGGTACCAAGTATTGTAAATGTCGTTTATTGCGTCAAGCTGTTCGTCAGTGACTTCTAAAACTGACGCATTCACACCGCTTGCATACATGTCTGTAATGGCTGCAACCGGAGTTCCTGCAGGAAGCGAACCACCTTGAAGGCGTCCATCCCTCATTGCAGAAATGGTATCGTCATAGCCAAGATATTCTGGATCAATATCGTCTTTTGTAAGGCCTAACGCTTCCATCATTACCAATGTTGACTGCTCTGTACCACTTGCCTGAGGCCCGACAGAGAAGCTCGCTCCTTCAATGTCTGCAATAGTTCCTGTTTCTATCTGGTTGTCCATCAAAACAAAGTGCTCTACATTCGGCCATAACATAGAGATGGAACGAAGGTCTTCATATGCATTACCTTCAAAATTCCCCTGGCCTGTGTATGCCTGTGCTCCAATTAAACCTTGTAAAATAGCAAGCTGTGCTTCTCCATTCCTTAGCAGATCAATATTTTCAACAGAACCTGCAGATGACTGTCCTGTTGCTGAAACACCTTCCAAGCTTTCAGACCATAGATTTCCCATCCCTACACCGATAGGGTAATATGTACCTCCAGTTGATGCAGTGGCTATAGTAACAAATTCATTTCCCCCACCTTCTTCACCGCAGCCTGCCAGTACAGCAAGTGACAGCAGCCCAAAAAGCGCAGCTTTTATTCTTTTTTTCATAGGTTTCATATTATTATTCCTCCTTGATAAGTTTATAGAGTTATTGTAAGCGCTTTAAAGTTGTATTACAAGTATACAATAATACAAGTTTTTTTCAAATAATAAATAATATTAATTTTCAGATTAGTATTATTGTTTGTAGTAAAACAAACAATAAACACTGCTAATAAGCTAATTTAATTATTCTTATTTTTAATAATTCTTTAAACTGTTCTTCGTTCTGAAGGGAATCACAATGATACTATGCTTACTTATTTTTAGAGTCGTCCTGAGTAGAATGGGCCCCCAGTAAATTCAGGGAGGTACTCTGGAAGTTATCTTGTCCTTCTATAAAAATCTTTGCTTATAGTACAGCCATAAATCTTTTTAACATTCTTAAAACAGGAAAAACGGCGTTTTAGTAGAAGTAATGTAAGTGACAGAATATTAAATTTTCCAGTAGAAAGGGGTTTTAAAGCATGGCTGAAACAATCCAGGTAACAAATCCTGCAACCGGAGAAGTAATCAAAGAGATTCAGGCAGACAGTAAAGAGGAAATCAAACAGAAACTCGAAAACGGGCATAAGTTTTTTAAAGAGTGGTCCAATGTAAATGCCCACAAGCGGGCGCGCCTCCTGCAAAAATGGTCTCAAAAGGTCCGTCAGCATAAAGATGAGCTGGCGGAGCTTATTACGAAAGAAAACGGTAAGCCTTTGAAGGAAGCACAGGGAGAAGTGTTGTATTCCTGCGCTTACATCGACTGGTTCGCGGAAGAAGCGAAGCGGATTTATGGACGGACGATTCCAACACATATGGAGTCAAAGCGCCTTATCGTAACTAAGGAGCCTGTTGGACTGGTGGCAGCAATCACTCCATGGAACTTCCCTGCCGCAATGATGGCGCGAAAAGCTGCTCCTGCGCTGGCAGCCGGCTGTACCTTTATCGTGAAACCTGCGTCTGAGACTCCGTTATCAGGTATGAGGTTCATTGAACTGGCGCATGAAGCTGGTATACCTGAGGATGCTGTGCAATACGTGAACGGCAGAGGCAGCGTCGTTGGCGACCTCTTCACAAGCAGTGAATACGTTCGCAAAATTACTTTTACCGGAAGTACACCTGTTGGAAAATCTCTGATAAGAAACAGTGCGGAAACTGTTAAACACGTAACGATGGAACTGGGCGGGCACGCACCTCTTATCGTGGCGGAAGATGCGGATATTGATCTCGCTGTGGAGCAGACGATCTCAACAAAGTTCAGAAATTCTGGGCAAACATGTGTCTGCGCCAACCGCATCATCGTTCATGAAAGCATTGCCGACGAGTTCGCGGACAAACTTGCGGAAGCAACGAATAAACTGAAAACCGGCAACGGCTTTGAAGAAGGAACAGATATTGGTCCGATTATTAATGAACAAGGTTTTGAAAAAATTAAAGAGCATATTGAGGATGCGGTGGAAAAAGGGGCAGAAGTAGCCGCAGGCCAGGAATATGACAGTGATAAAGAGAAAGGCTATTTCTTTGTAAAACCGACCGTGCTGAAAAATGTCACGCCAGAAATGACAATCATGCACGAGGAAACGTTCGGCCCTGTAGCACCGATTACGAGTTTCCAGTCCATTGAAGAAGCAGTGGAAATTGCCAACAGCACACCATATGGTCTTGCTGCCTATTTCTTTACAAATGATTACCGTACAGGAACCTTCCTGCACGAAAACTTGAAATTTGGCATACTTGGCTGGAATGACGGAGGTCCTTCTGCGGCACATGCTCCATTCGGCGGGATGAAAGAAAGCGGCCTCGGACGTGAAGGAGGCCTGGAAGGAATCGAACCTTACCTGGAAACGAAGTACTTGTCGATTGGAGGGTATTAATTCAGTTAAAAGGTGAGTTACGTCCAATTTTGACAGGGGTGGCCGTACAACTTTGGGTGCGGTTCGCACAACTTTGTGGGTTAATCGCACGACTTCCGTTGCGGTTCGGACAACTCCGTAGGTTGAACGCATGACTTCAGATGCGGTTCGCACATTTCCAGAGGACATTCGCACAACTTAAAATAATTCTAATCCGCATGACAGGCCCTAACCGACATTGGATTAAATTTAACAGCAAAACGGCCGCAACAGCGGCCGTTTTGCTTAACTTAAACTATTAATCCAAAGTTAACTTATCTCAGTAACCCCTTCTTCCACTTTTCTTACTAATGAACCTGCTGCTTTCACTCTTATCCGGGTAGCATTGCCCGGAAGATAAGCGAGCGGCACATCCTCCAGATCTACAATAGTAATGTCATCTGGATCAGCACCAGCATTTACCGCTTCTTCCTTAGCTATATTTTTCGCCAGTTCAAGGGTTTTTTCCCTTCCGAGTTCGTCAAGTGAGAATACACGCTCAATTTGCCCGCTGACTTGTGCAATTGCAGAGCCAATCGCATTTGCAACCCCAAAGTTTTCAGGTTTTAACACGCTTGATGCTCCTTCCAGTTTATCAGGAAGAAGGATACTTCCCCCGCCAACTAAGATCACAGGTACAGGTTCTGCGCTTGTTTTCATTTTATCAATTGCAACTTCAACTGATTCCACAATTTTAGCATAAATCTTTTCCAGAACTTCCTGGTCGAGATGGGCAACCTTTTCTTTGTCGCCGATTTCAGCGATTCCTAACGCTACGACTACATCTGTAGTTGTTAACGTGTCACCCCCAAATACAAGAGCTTTTTCCGGCAGTTTATACCCTACACTGTCAGGCCCAACAGTAAATTCTCCATCATCTTTAAGCCTAATGATAGTACCACCGCCTAATCCGATCGAAACCAAGTCAGGCATTCTGAAGTTTGTTCGAGCACCGCCGATTTCTACTGCCAGAGAAGATTCTCTAGGGAAGGAATTAATTAATACACCAATATCAGTAGTAGTCCCCCCCACATCTACTACAAGAGCATCTGTTTTTCCTGTCAGAAATGAAGCTCCACGAAGACTGTTAGTTGGCCCGCAGGCGATCGTTAAAATGGGATAGCGTTTAGCATACTCTACAGACATTAATGTGCCATCGTTTTGCCCAAAGAATACTTTCGCGTAGATTCCTTCTTCTTTTAAGGCATTAACGAAACCATCCGCCGTAGACTTTGCCACATTAACCACCGAGGCATTTAAAATAGTAGCATTTTCACGTTCCAGCAGCCCTACACTCCCAATCTCACTCGATAACGAGAGCGCTGTTTTTTCTCCTAAAACTTCATGGAAAATTTCCGCCGCTCGTT
Protein-coding regions in this window:
- a CDS encoding UxaA family hydrolase, translated to MKEVMAKEKAAIVIDQKDNIAVALTDLTKGDDCEVRSNDTITSVQVEESIPFGHKIALQRLEKNEIVYKYGEEIGKMKEAAEIGSWIHTHNMYCDRGLKNG
- a CDS encoding FadR/GntR family transcriptional regulator, whose amino-acid sequence is MRPSIERKKVSSQVYDELVRMIKDGEIKQNSKLPSENELAQLFGVSRSPIREALSVLAASGLIESRQGGGSWVKEVNLVNMVEKAAFEMIEIEDVYNLLEMRSIIEAEAAALAAARWKDEDVIRMEEALEAFRQTVYDKDSVGYRADYDFHRAIVKASYNPFLLQSIDQLSDLHQKALKFSLKKNLGIPRKREEVFQEHEAIFQAIKERNADKAYEEMKHHLTAARIKLGDKRVTFSPEEEVRQKRS
- a CDS encoding FadR/GntR family transcriptional regulator, yielding MKLQPIKKRKRIYQEIIERIKLAIENGELVPGEKLPSERDLAGTLNVSRTSVKEAISVLESSGIVNIRPGVGVFISENHCEDLLNKFSSVFEDYDSDLIQLLELREAIESDAAFYAATRMTEQQKVKLDSLFIKLVEAEKNGEVAVEEDYKFHLAIIEAANNPLMKDVMNVISGKMIDVLTKNRKESMLNFKMNKEVVEEHRRVYEAIVQRKPDLARDAMKDHLKSIKERHS
- a CDS encoding FAD-binding oxidoreductase — protein: MGETTSAETIIEKVREVIPDESRILVEKADRYSYSFDASFGVHMPEVVVQPKAAEEVAEIMKLANKYLIPVCPRGQGTSLSGGPLPVKGGILLDFSQWNDKLEVDPEDMVAIVSPGVLTAEINKAANEAGLMYAPDPSSSSVSTIGGNMAENAGGPRGLKYGVTKDYVIGLEVVTPEGEIIRTGGRTVKNVTGYDLTKLIVGSEGTLGVITEATLRLIPKPRASSTLMVMFEEIVDSGRAISKVLSSGIIPAKMELMDQASIIAVEEYEPLGLPTDIEAILLIELDGHPVAILEEREQVEKVCREVGARDIKVARDEKEAQELWKARKLVSPAIVRIKPTKISEDATVPRSKIPEMFQRLKEIKEKYSVDLVVFGHAGDGNLHPNIIADKRDKEEMKRVEKAVGEIFEAAVELGGTLSGEHGIGTMKSPFMEMELGKEGLDMMKRIKESWDPNNILNPGKIFPEPGQKLVLHDE
- the lhgO gene encoding L-2-hydroxyglutarate oxidase, yielding MYDYTIIGGGIVGLSVGMALYERFPDAKVAVIEKENQLAAHQTGRNSGVIHSGIYYKPGSFKAKFARKGSQSMTEFCRTHDIEHDICGKVIVATTQEELPLMDNLYERGLQNGLAIRKIDMGELKEIEPHVNGLGAIHVPMAGIVNYAQVSEAFANIIQKNGGEIKLGEKVENITETDDGAVIETNNGTIRTKMLINCAGLHSDRIARLTGYHTDMSIVPFRGEYFKLKPEKRGLVKNLIYPVPNPKFPFLGVHFTRMIGGEVDAGPNAVLSFKREGYKKSDFNMQDFTEVMRYPGFWKLASKYMKEGMDEMVRSVSKKMFVKSLQNLIPEITEDDLVPGPAGVRAQALKADGGLVDDFHIIQGKRSIHVCNAPSPAATASIEIGKYVVEKAALSGAVVK
- a CDS encoding TRAP transporter permease; amino-acid sequence: MVDQKEQIKQEAKQLDADIDKEAGGGMRELKGKQGMILAAVAAGLSLFSLYVNAFTNMQEIYRNVSFLAFLFVLVFLLYPAVKKGKKEKAGLLDIGFVVLGLAGSVYMLFKYSVIHGEQMSQAVTTDYIFAIITILILLEAARRAIGLFIPLLSLIAIIYALFGPYFPGMFAHAGFSIERLLYRMYMTTEGVFGLTLSIASTYIILFILFGAFLGASGASKLFNDLAIAIAGQRRGGPAQVAVLSSSLTGSLNGSAVANVATTGSFTIPLMKGIGLKPRFAGAVEAAASTGGMIMPPIMGAAAFIMAGFLGVSYTVVILAAIIPTLLYYTSLIIAIDLEAKKQGLKGMSKDSIPQVWEVLKERGMLLLPIMIVIGSLLMGRTPLFAGFAGIIAVIIASWLTKKKENRITIPRFMEALINGAKGTIQVGIACASIGIIIAVVTMTGLGSAIAYNVLALSGGILFVVLLLVMITCIVLSMGLPSTALYIVVAVTAAPALVEAGVHPVAAHFFVFWFGALSNITPPVALASYTAAGIAGADAMKTSWTALKLTLPGFIIPFMIAYNPIMVMQTTTGEPVSVINVITTLITGMVGVFALAVAVNNYLSGQLAIYERLVFFIGSFLLINPGLMTDIPGLLLIGAFFILHRLRVKKSREAGNNVALNEM
- a CDS encoding (Fe-S)-binding protein, with the protein product MSKQVLFQQKLAYEETFSCVQCGYCLPSCPTYKTMEKETHSPRGRINLVKMAAEGKISLSELEEPIDLCLGCRACETACPTNVQYGAILESAKEAIQEEKNKTLNKSTKLLRKILFEKAFPNKAAMNTVSFGMSLYQATGLQKLNHKTGIGEKILPASLAAFEKITPDTTGRKRLTHVKPKGEPVFRIGFFTGCVMDTVFGKINDLSIRLLQEAGCEVEVIKEQTCCGALQHHSGEGETARSLAKKNIEAFERYDFDYVVNSIGGCGAALVEYDHLLKDDPEWAARAKEFSQRNADISVILAELTLPFRRKINKMVTYQPSCHMTNVQKRVTEPLSLIKSLPGAEYMELPDKNMCCGSAGIYNIVHYEESMNILDEKMSEVKKVKPDVIITTNPGCHLQMKHGVEREGMSGGTEVVHLVEILAEACGIEQ